The following are encoded in a window of Penicillium oxalicum strain HP7-1 chromosome II, whole genome shotgun sequence genomic DNA:
- a CDS encoding DNA excision repair protein ERCC-6-like 2: MGHLETGVEVIDLESDDDDLEITASSKADRQSDKNRAILKHEKRTDFSPEYLSTSRNPKAEQRDNVPRLFSSDTVKANEESDDEFNDGETAYKKFKERKAVKRKQIAAATRRAKTPKRQAHGQQIVGLVKPERTPARPKRPLEDNGEVSSEDELMEYTLPDYLKNRRLQFDRHRQSLNDSGLRLPPSYDDVDFSDDERLEHLQERPAFPDRSPAREYKDVTLPYSLGLIPAPIAQWLRPYQIEGVAFMHELFVYQKGGILGDDMGLGKTIQVIAFLTAVYGKTGDERDSKRMRKMRRSGDGTWYPRTIIICPGTLISNWMSELQRWGWWHVDVYHGSSKDIALHAAKSGRVEILITTYTTYVNNKDSVNMIEWDCVIADECHKIKERKSETTQAMNEINSLCRIGLTGTAIQNRYEELWTLLNWTNPGVIGPVATWKAQIAEPLKIGQSHEATLSQLSRARRTAKKLVENLLPQFFLRRMKTLIADQLPKKSDRVVFCPLTPTQAEAYETFLDSDIVTTIKRSTELCDCSSGRKRGWCCYKEVPDTDKAWQSFVFPAIAVLQKLSNHLAILIPQGNDTSEKQEKDKEMLQIALPDQWESLYRSRDSIVNYANPEFCGKWKVLRKLLRWWHANGDKVLVFSHSVRLLKMLQMLFNHTSYNVSYLDGSMKYEDRAKAVDEFNSDPNQFVFLISTKAGGVGLNITSANKVVVVDPNWNPAYDLQAQDRAYRIGQVRDVEVFRLVSVGTIEEIVYARQIYKQQQAEIGYTASSERRYFKGVQEKKDQKGEIFGLHNLFAYQHDNIVLRDIVNKTNVAESRAGVQVMDIEVKEDTESDLLGDGHVKAEDEAMSQLAAMVRGEADVDGPKPEPARNRDPIQAILAGAGVEYTHLNNEVIGSSRVEKRLSRRAEQVTNDANADADFQIFEASQKDDGGPDAFEEPRHQPPPSSLFQGPEGRMVRFKYNPPEEVKRRQFCSMARRFGYADATEFALVVENMTQAQRRECLDKWYEERRNIVLSKDDKSPLEEEL, translated from the exons ATGGGCCATCTCGAAACTGGAGTTGAGGTCATCGATCTCGAGTCagacgacgatgatctggAGATAACGGCGTCTTCGAAGGCTGATCGTCAGTCCG ATAAGAATCGAGCCATTTTAAAGCATGAGAAGCGTACGGACTTCTCTCCGGAATATCTCTCTACTTCTAGGAATCCTAAAGCAGAGCAACGAGACAACGTTCCGCGCTTATTCTCGAGCGATACTGTCAAGGCCAACGAAGagagtgatgatgaattcaATGACGGGGAGACAGCGTACAAAAAGTTcaaggagcgcaaggccgTTAAGCGCAAGCAGATTGCGGCTGCGACTCGACGAGCGAAAACACCAAAGAGACAAGCCCACGGCCAGCAAATCGTCGGTCTGGTGAAGCCAGAGCGCACACCCGCGCGGCCTAAACGACCGTTGGAGGACAACGGCGAGGTTTCTTCTGAAGATGAGTTGATGGAGTATACTCTTCCTGATTATCTGAAAAATCGAAGACTTCAATTCGATCGACATCGACAAAGTCTCAATGATTCCGGGTTGAGATTACCTCCCTCGTACGATGATGTCGACTTCTCGGATGATGAGCGTCTCGAACATTTACAGGAGAGACCCGCGTTCCCAGACCGATCTCCTGCGAGAGAGTACAAGGACGTCACTTTGCCATATTCGCTAGGCCTAATTCCAGCGCCGATTGCACAATGGCTAAGACCATATCAAATCGAGGGCGTGGCTTTCATGCATGAACTGTTTGTCTATCAGAAGGGAGGTATACTCGGTGATGACATGGGCTTAGGCAAGACCATCCAAGTGATTGCCTTCCTGACGGCAGTCTACGGCAAGACTGGAGACGAGCGGGACTCGAAACGTATGCGCAAGATGCGAAGGTCCGGCGACGGAACGTGGTATCCACGTACCATTATCATCTGCCCTGGGACTCTGATCTCAAATTGGATGTCTGAGCTTCAGCGCTGGGGTTGGTGGCACGTCGATGTCTACCACGGTAGTAGCAAGGATATTGCCCTGCATGCTGCAAAGTCGGGTCGGGTCGAAATCCTCATCACCACTTATACGACTTATGTGAACAACAAGGACTCGGTGAATATGATCGAGTGGGATTGCGTCATTGCGGATGAATGccacaagatcaaggagcgAAAGTCCGAAACCACGCAGGCCATGAATGAGATCAACTCGCTCTGCCGAATCGGCTTGACTGGAACGGCCATCCAGAATCGATATGAAGAACTCTGGACACTCTTGAACTGGACAAATCCGGGCGTTATTGGTCCGGTCGCAACGTGGAAAGCACAGATCGCCGAGCCGTTGAAAATCGGACAATCTCACGAGGCAACCCTGAGCCAGTTGAGCCGGGCCCGAAGAACCGCGAAAAAACTGGTCGAGAATCTGTTGCCTCAGTTTTTCCTTCGGCGTATGAAGACCCTGATCGCAGATCAGCTCCCCAAAAAGAGCGACAGAGTGGTATTCTGCCCGCTCACTCCCACTCAAGCCGAGGCCTATGAAACCTTTTTGGACAGTGACATCGTGACCACGATCAAACGGTCCACGGAGCTTTGTGATTGCTCCTCAGGCAGAAAGCGAGGATGGTGCTGTTATAAGGAGGTCCCCGATACGGACAAGGCGTGGCAGTCCTTCGTCTTCCCGGCAATTGCGGTCCTACAGAAGCTCAGCAACCATTTAGCCATTCTGATCCCTCAAGGCAATGACACAAGTGAAAAAcaggaaaaagacaaagagatGCTACAGATCGCATTGCCTGATCAGTGGGAGAGTCTGTATCGCTCACGGGACTCTATTGTCAATTACGCAAATCCTGAATTCTGTGGCAAGTGGAAAGTTCTTCGCAAGCTGCTGAGGTGGTGGCATGCCAACGGGGACAAAGTTCTAGTTTTCTCCCACAGTGTCCGCTTGCTGAAAATGCTGCAAATGCTCTTCAATCATACGAGCTACAATGTGAGCTATCTTGATGGCTCAATGAAGTACGAAGACCGCGCCAAGGCCGTGGATGAATTCAACTCTGATCCCAATCAGtttgtctttctcatctccacaAAAGCAGGTGGGGTTGGACTGAATATCACATCGGCAAACAAGGTTGTCGTCGTTGATCCCAATTGGAATCCTGCTTACGATCTTCAGGCTCAGGACCGAGCCTACCGTATCGGACAGGTCCGCGACGTGGAGGTCTTTCGTCTTGTCTCGGTTGGGACCATTGAAGAGATCGTCTACGCTCGACAAATCTACAAGCAACAACAAGCCGAGATTGGCTACACGGCCAGCTCGGAGCGGCGATACTTCAAGGGCGtccaagagaaaaaggatcaAAAGGGAGAAATTTTCGGCTTGCATAATCTTTTCGCCTACCAGCACGACAACATCGTTCTTCGCGACATTGTCAACAAGACCAATGTCGCTGAGAGTCGAGCCGGTGTTCAGGTCATGGACATTGAGGTCAAAGAGGATACAGAAAGCGATTTACTTGGTGACGGGCATGTCAAagccgaagatgaagcaaTGAGCCAACTGGCCGCCATGGTTCGTGGTGAAGCAGATGTGGATGGTCCCAAGCCCGAACCGGCTCGCAACCGTGACCCGATCCAAGCCATTCTGGCTGGCGCGGGAGTCGAATACACCCATCTCAACAACGAAGTCATCGGTTCATCCCGGGTTGAAAAGAGACTCAGTCGACGCGCCGAGCAAGTGACGAACGATGCCAATGCAGACGCAGACTTCCAGATCTTCGAGGCCTCTCAAAAGGATGACGGCGGTCCCGACGCTTTCGAAGAACCGCGCCACCAGCCGCCTCCGTCTTCTCTATTCCAGGGGCCAGAGGGGCGGATGGTGCGATTCAAATACAATCCGCCTGAAGAGGTCAAACGTCGTCAGTTTTGTAGCATGGCGCGCCGTTTTGGGTATGCGGACGCTACCGAGTTTGCTCTCGTGGTGGAGAATATGACCCAGGCCCAACGACGAGAGTGCTTAGACAAATGGTATGAGGAGCGGAGGAATATCGTGCTTTCTAAGGACGATAAGTCTCCTTTGGAAGAAGAGCTCTGA
- a CDS encoding Peptidyl-prolyl cis-trans isomerase yields MSNTKAFFEVEYTPVGSAVAKVGRINFNLYEKDVPKTARNFRELCKAPVKEGYKGSSFHRIIPNFMLQGGDFTRGNGTGGRSIYGEKFPDENFIYKHTRPGLLSMANAGPNTEHSLLPEFRANATLFSSNGSQFFITTVVTSWLDGKHVVFGEVADQESMNVVKEIEALGSSSGSPRSATKPTIVNCGEM; encoded by the exons ATGTCCAACACCAAGGCTTTCTTCGAGGTCGAGTACACTCCCGTTGGTAGCGCCGTCG CCAAGGTTGGCCGCATCAACTTCAACCTCTACGAGAAGGATGTCCCCAAGACTGCCCGTAACTTCCGTGAGCTCTGCAAGGCTCCCGTGAAGGAGGGCTACAAGGGCTCCAGCTTCCACCGCATCATCCCCAACTTCATGCTCCAGGGTGGTGACTTCACCCGCGGCAAC GGTACCGGTGGTCGCTCCATCTACGGCGAGAAGTTCCCTGATGAGAACTTCATCTACAAGCACACTCGCCCCGGTCTGCTGTCCATGGCCAACGCTGGCCCCAACAC TGAACACTCTCTTCTGCCGGAATTCCGTGCTAACGCGactctcttctccagcaACGGCTCCCAGTTCTTCATTACCACCGTTGTCACTTCTTGGCTCGATGGCAAGCACGTCGTTTTCGGCGAGGTTGCTGACCAGGAGTCCATGAACGTTGTCAAGGAGATCGAGGCTCTCGGCTCCTCCAGCGGCTCTCCCCGCTCCGCTACCAAGCCCACCATTGTCAACTGTGGTGAGATGTAA
- a CDS encoding RNA polymerase II subunit A C-terminal domain phosphatase ssu72 — MASYDPRVNTKSTTPQNPPPPPPPPPEAAPSEMPSSVDDPVDVTDAVTAAVPVTSTTPNNDERTDSWKLKFCTVCASNNNRSMEAHLRLATAPAAFPVISFGTGSLVRLPGPSITQPNVYSFNTTSYNQMYEELEEKDARLYRHNGILNMLDRNRNLKWGPERFQDWVPGQPRLDHISKGDKGALGTEGGVVDVIITCEERCWDAVVDDLMNKGNQLNRPVHVFNVDIKDNHEEALVGGRAILDLANRLNESAILQRKIHGSAGWENGSGAARLGFDESVPEILAEWQEKHPNLPALWTLAWL, encoded by the coding sequence ATGGCATCCTACGACCCCCGTGTAAACACCAAAAGCACAACTCCTCAGaatcctcctccccctccccctcctcctcccgaGGCTGCACCATCAGAGATGCCCTCGTCCGTCGACGACCCCGTGGATGTGACCGATGCGGTCACCGCTGCTGTCCCCGTCACAAGCACCACTCCCAACAATGATGAGCGGACGGATTCATGGAAGCTCAAATTCTGCACAGTCTGTGCATCCAACAACAATCGCTCCATGGAAGCTCACCTTCGCCTTGCCACGGCACCTGCTGCGTTTCCAGTCATTTCCTTCGGGACGGGCTCACTGGTCCGGCTGCCAGGCCCGTCAATCACACAACCGAATGTGTACAGCTTCAACACAACGTCATACAATCAGATGTacgaggagctggaggagaaGGATGCGCGACTGTATCGCCATAACGGGATTTTGAACATGCTGGATCGCAATCGCAACTTGAAATGGGGCCCTGAACGATTTCAAGACTGGGTCCCCGGTCAGCCGCGACTCGATCACATCTCCAAAGGCGACAAGGGCGCCCTCGGCACGGAAGGAGGAGTGGTGGATGTCATCATCACTTGCGAGGAGCGTTGCTGGGATGCCGTGGTGGATGACCTTATGAACAAGGGAAACCAATTGAACCGACCTGTCCATGTGTTCAACGTGGACATTAAAGATAACCACGAGGAAGCGCTTGTTGGTGGCAGAGCCATTTTGGACTTGGCAAATCGCTTGAATGAATCTGCGATTCTGCAGAGAAAGATCCACGGCTCGGCAGGATGGGAGAATGGGTCTGGCGCCGCGCGCTTGGGTTTCGATGAGAGTGTGCCGGAGATCCTGGCTGAGTGGCAGGAGAAGCATCCCAATCTGCCAGCCCTATGGACTTTGGCCTGGCTGTAG
- a CDS encoding putative histone deacetylase H, producing the protein MARSAIVQEYDAPSTTLSLDQKSAHERQLYQVPRPKGYRVSWHANPAVEAHHFGQSHPMKPWRLTLTKQLVMAYGMHHAMDLYLARAATYEEMAEFHEGDYLDFLRQVMPGDMERAEQSENVVRFNFGDDCPIFDGLYNYCPLYAGGTVDAARKLCNDQAEIAINWSGGLHHAKKAEASGFCYVNDIVLGILQLLRQHPRVMYIDIDVHHGDGVEQAFWSTDRVLTVSFHKYDKDNFFPGTGALDDTGPTHPLNPGAHHSINVPLNDGIDDESYIQLYHDVIGACVETYHPGAIVLQCGADSLGCDRLGCFNLNVRAHGACVAFTKTFGLPLLVVGGGGYTPRNVSRAWAHETSILLEADTLLDSTIPESVAFRTHFGPDYSLFPPLSEIRKLENKNSKPYLAGLVEAVHEQLRYIKGAPSVQMSFIPPDILGLREETEKEIEEETAMMEEEREEHFGGGFAATAAAAGGADFAGTPGSAGSIARGNRRRELERGAGSRGELYS; encoded by the coding sequence ATGGCGCGTTCAGCGATTGTTCAAGAATATGATGCGCCGTCCACAACGTTGAGCCTGGACCAAAAGTCCGCCCACGAACGCCAGCTCTATCAAGTTCCGCGCCCCAAGGGCTATCGTGTCTCATGGCACGCCAACCCCGCCGTGGAAGCGCACCATTTCGGCCAGTCACATCCCATGAAACCATGGCGACTCACCTTGACAAAACAGCTGGTCATGGCATATGGGATGCACCACGCCATGGATCTGTACCTGGCAAGGGCAGCGACCTAtgaagagatggccgagTTCCACGAGGGGGATTATCTGGACTTTCTGCGCCAGGTGATGCCGGGCGATATGGAACGCGCCGAGCAAAGCGAGAACGTGGTGCGCTTCAACTTTGGAGACGACTGTCCCATTTTCGACGGTCTTTACAACTACTGCCCCCTATACGCCGGAGGTACGGTTGATGCTGCGCGCAAATTGTGCAATGACCAGGCCGAAATCGCCATCAACTGGTCGGGTGGTCTGCACCACGCGAAGAAGGCAGAAGCCAGTGGATTCTGCTACGTCAATGATATCGTCCTGGGCATTCTCCAATTACTGCGCCAACATCCTCGAGTGATGTACATTGACATTGATGTCCATCACGGTGATGGCGTCGAGCAAGCGTTCTGGTCCACCGATCGCGTTTTGACGGTCTCGTTCCACAAATATGACAAGGACAATTTCTTCCCCGGAACGGGAGCGCTTGACGACACAGGTCCTACACATCCCCTCAACCCTGGAGCACACCATTCCATCAACGTCCCTCTGAACGACGGTATAGACGACGAATCCTATATCCAGCTCTACCATGACGTGATCGGTGCCTGCGTGGAGACATACCATCCCGGCGCAATCGTGCTCCAGTGTGGAGCCGACTCCCTAGGCTGTGACCGCCTGGGATGTTTCAATCTGAACGTGCGCGCACACGGCGCCTGCGTCGCATTCACCAAGACCTTTGGCCTgcccctcctcgtcgtcgggGGCGGCGGCTACACTCCGCGAAACGTCTCTCGTGCCTGGGCCCACGAGACCTCAATTCTCCTCGAAGCCGATACCCTCCTCGATTCCACCATTCCCGAGTCAGTCGCCTTCCGCACCCACTTTGGACCAGACTATTCCCTGTTCCCACCCTTATCCGAGATTCGCAAGCTGGAAAATAAGAATTCCAAGCCCTATCTTGCCGGGCTGGTCGAGGCTGTGCATGAGCAGTTGCGGTATATCAAGGGTGCCCCAAGCGTACAGATGAGCTTCATCCCCCCCGACATTCTTGGTCTCCGTGAGGAGACCGAAAAGGAAATCGAAGAGGAGacggccatgatggaagaagagcgcgAAGAACACTTTGGCGGAGGCTTTGCTGCCACCGCTGCGGCCGCGGGAGGGGCCGATTTCGCAGGGACCCCTGGCTCGGCCGGTTCCATTGCCCGTGGCAATCGTCGACGGGAGCTGGAGCGAGGAGCTGGTTCTCGGGGCGAGTTATACTCATAG
- a CDS encoding Oxysterol-binding protein-like protein OBPa, with the protein MPVPHLRRSSLTSRSSREQSPASGDEEIVEPEQGNVRMSREMSGREETQRAQVLSHIISQLRPGADLSRVVLPTFILEPRSMLERITNFMAHPETLLPMSEIDDPVERFVSVVKFYLSGWHIKPPGVKKPLNPVLGETFTCYWDYPDNTRGYYISEQTSHHPPKSSYFFMAPEHHIRIDGTLKPRSKFLGNSAASMMEGIAILRLLNRGQDREKGERYIVTQPNMYARGILFGKMKYELGDHSYVRCPENHLVADIEFKTKGYFSGTYNAIGGVIKNEQTGEVLYELSGFWNGEMHIKDVHTHHKEVLFDATHAKHAKPRARPIAEQSERESQRLWEPTVKAIIAQNHAAATDEKTKIEDRQREEAAMRADDGVEWRPRLFRHVEGGPGGRDEGEEDLDWIINAEVVAHDPQLATKQILAIAPIVEGQTDPSQFQIPPRTSEPSESVPQAPARQDVAAQPPNAAAPLPTVGTSTEISPAAPAVVQRVDTETHQVEKFVDAHE; encoded by the exons ATGCCGGTGCCACATCTCCGCCGCTCCTCTTTGACCA GCCGGTCGTCAAGGGAGCAGTCTCCCGCcagtggagatgaagaaatcGTTGAGCCGGAACAGGGCAATGTTAGGATGTCCCGGGAAATGTCAGGGCGGGAAGAAACACAGAGGGCCCAGG TGCTCTCGCATATCATTTCCCAGCTTCGACCAGGTGCCGACTTGAGCCGAGTGGTCCTGCCCACCTTCATCCTGGAACCGCGATCAATGCTCGAGCGCATTACAAA CTTCATGGCGCATCCTGAAACATTGCTGCCAATGTCTGAAATTGACGACCCAGTCGAACGCTTTGTGTCCGTGGTGAAGTTCTACCTGAGTGGATGGCATATCAAACCGCC AGGTGTTAAGAAGCCGCTGAACCCAGTGCTGGGGGAAACGTTCACTTGCTACTGGGACTACCCCGACAACACGCGCGGGTACTATATCTCTGAGCAGACCTCGCACCATCCACCCAAGTCCAGCTACTTTTTCATGGCTCCCGAACATCACATTCGAATCGACGGTACCTTGAAGCCGCGCAGCAAGTTTTTGGGGAACTCCGCAGCTAGCATGATGGAAGGTATCGCAATCCTTCGACTGTTGAATCGAGGCCAGGACAGAGAGAAAGGCGAGCGATA TATTGTGACTCAGCCCAACATGTACGCGCGTGGTATCCTGTTTGGCAAAATGAAGTACGAGCTTGGCGATCACAGTTATGTGCGGTGCCCGGAGAACCACCTCGTGGCCGACATTGAATTCAAGACCAAAGGTTACTTCTCTGGCACATATAATGCCATCGGCGGCGTGATCAAGAATGAGCAAACTGGGGAGGTCTTGTATGAGTTGTCTGGCTTTTGGAACGGCGAGATGCACATCAAGGATGTCCAC ACCCATCACAAAGAAGTTCTGTTCGACGCTACTCACGCAAAGCACGCCAAACCTCGTGCGCGTCCCATTGCCGAGCAGTCGGAACGTGAATCTCAGCGGCTGTGGGAGCCCACGGTCAAGGCGATCATCGCGCAAAACCACGCCGCTGCAACGGATGAGAAGACCAAAATTGAAGACCGGCAACGGGAGGAAGCAGCCATGCGTGCCGACGACGGTGTAGAGTGGCGGCCGCGATTGTTCCGCCACGTGGAAGGCGGTCCAGGAGGTCGTgacgagggtgaagaggacCTGGATTGGATTATCAATGCCGAAGT CGTGGCTCACGACCCGCAACTTGCCACGAAGCAAATCCTGGCCATCGCACCGATTGTCGAAGGCCAAACGGACCCCAGCCAGTTCCAGATTCCGCCACGCACATCCGAGCCCTCCGAATCGGTGCCCCAGGCGCCAGCTCGACAGGATGTAGCCGCTCAACCCCCAAATGCAGCCGCTCCACTGCCCACCGTGGGAACATCTACAGAAATCAGTCCTGCTGCACCCGCGGTTGTGCAACGGGTGGACACCGAGACTCACCAGGTTGAGAAGTTTGTGGACGCCCATGAATAA